One Microbacterium marinum genomic window carries:
- a CDS encoding phosphoglyceromutase gives MTAPYTLILLRHGQSEWNKSNQFTGWVDVRLTDQGKAEAQRGGELIKESGLTPDILHTSLLSRAIQTANIALDAADRLWIPVKRSWRLNERHYGALQGKDKAQTLDEFGEEQFMLWRRSFDVPPPDIADDDPYTQLNDPRYAGIDGDVPKTESLKIVIDRLLPYWDAEIVPDLKAGKTVLVAAHGNSLRALVKHLDGISDDDIAELNIPTGIPLVYRLNEDLTPAGPGEYLDPEAAAAGAAAVASQGKK, from the coding sequence ATGACAGCCCCCTACACGTTGATCCTCCTCCGGCATGGTCAGAGCGAGTGGAACAAGTCGAACCAGTTCACCGGCTGGGTGGACGTCCGCCTCACCGATCAGGGCAAGGCCGAGGCCCAGCGCGGCGGCGAGCTGATCAAGGAGTCGGGCCTGACCCCCGACATCCTGCACACCTCGCTGCTCTCGCGCGCGATCCAGACGGCGAACATCGCCCTCGACGCCGCGGACCGTCTGTGGATTCCCGTGAAGCGTTCGTGGCGCCTCAACGAGCGTCACTACGGCGCCCTGCAGGGCAAGGACAAGGCGCAGACCCTCGACGAGTTCGGCGAGGAGCAGTTCATGCTGTGGCGCCGTTCGTTCGACGTGCCGCCGCCGGACATCGCCGACGACGACCCCTACACGCAGCTGAACGACCCGCGCTACGCCGGGATCGACGGCGACGTGCCCAAGACCGAGTCGCTGAAGATCGTCATCGATCGCCTCCTGCCCTACTGGGATGCCGAGATCGTCCCCGACCTGAAGGCGGGCAAGACCGTCCTCGTCGCGGCGCACGGCAATTCGCTCCGCGCGCTCGTGAAGCACCTCGACGGGATCAGCGACGACGACATCGCCGAGCTGAACATCCCGACCGGCATCCCGCTCGTCTACCGACTCAACGAAGACCTGACGCCCGCCGGTCCCGGCGAGTACCTCGACCCCGAGGCCGCCGCCGCCGGTGCCGCCGCGGTCGCCTCGCAGGGCAAGAAGTAA
- a CDS encoding class I SAM-dependent methyltransferase, whose amino-acid sequence MTRGDKVVGRLTRGTTGTNRLRRVDRWIARHPVLRRTADPLVVDLGYGASGVTAFELEARLRRARPDVEVRGLEIEPARVERALAQLERVREGATPFAPDARVSFARGGFEVPVPGGRRPAVIRAFNVLRQYDEGEVGDAWERMAARLQPGGILVEGTCDELGRICTWVEVGSDAAPRSLTISLRLSGLDSPSVAAERLPKALIHRNVAGERIHDVLAALEVEWTRAVAASAFGPEQRWRAALDALDQAGWPVQGRSRWRLGEVTLPWSAVAPADGVAG is encoded by the coding sequence ATGACGCGCGGAGACAAGGTCGTGGGCCGCCTCACGCGCGGCACCACGGGAACCAACCGGCTGCGTCGCGTCGACCGGTGGATCGCGCGCCATCCGGTGCTCCGCCGCACCGCCGATCCGCTCGTCGTCGACCTCGGGTACGGCGCGAGCGGCGTGACCGCCTTCGAACTCGAGGCACGGCTGCGCCGTGCGCGCCCCGACGTCGAGGTGCGCGGACTCGAGATCGAACCGGCGCGGGTCGAGCGGGCGCTCGCGCAGCTCGAACGCGTGCGCGAGGGCGCGACCCCGTTCGCCCCCGATGCCCGCGTGTCCTTCGCACGGGGAGGCTTCGAGGTGCCCGTGCCGGGCGGCCGTCGCCCGGCGGTGATCCGCGCCTTCAACGTCCTGCGCCAGTACGACGAGGGAGAGGTCGGCGACGCCTGGGAGCGGATGGCCGCGCGCCTGCAGCCGGGCGGCATCCTCGTCGAAGGCACGTGCGATGAGCTCGGCCGGATCTGCACGTGGGTGGAGGTGGGGTCGGATGCCGCACCTCGGTCGCTCACGATCTCGCTGCGCCTGAGCGGGCTGGACTCCCCCTCCGTCGCCGCCGAGCGGCTGCCGAAGGCCCTGATCCACCGGAATGTCGCCGGTGAGCGGATCCACGACGTCCTCGCGGCACTGGAGGTGGAGTGGACGCGCGCGGTCGCGGCATCCGCTTTCGGGCCCGAACAGCGCTGGCGCGCCGCTCTGGACGCGCTCGACCAGGCGGGTTGGCCGGTCCAGGGCAGGTCGCGCTGGCGGCTCGGCGAAGTCACCCTTCCGTGGAGCGCGGTCGCCCCCGCAGACGGAGTCGCGGGTTAG
- a CDS encoding FUSC family protein, whose translation MTTEPPATAPVPTARRYPREGWARLRESAPAIVQLVVAASAAFSIAHYGFGHPAPLIAATVTISSLGLVRDARPRRVLETVVGMVLGVFVAELVVLLAGSGWWQLALTLAASLAIARFVSPQPAFAIAAAIQSIIVVVVPASAPFLRLLDAAIGGVMALLVTALIPRSPLRTAVADGARLFLAFDQAAGTVVQGLRRGSRVRAERGLEKARDLQRLVDDWRVSVESGLAIARISPFLRRQRFELERHERMRASMDLAVRNLRVVARRAVYLSDDGRERETAADLLVELARGADLLSSSLTDIADEPIARATLAAVAARLDPIALVPDGSLGDQTLVSALRPLATDLLCATGLASAEARSLLPRV comes from the coding sequence ATGACGACCGAGCCGCCGGCCACCGCTCCGGTGCCGACCGCGCGGCGGTATCCGCGCGAGGGGTGGGCGCGTCTGCGGGAGTCGGCCCCCGCGATCGTGCAGCTGGTGGTCGCCGCGAGCGCCGCGTTCTCGATCGCCCACTACGGGTTCGGCCACCCCGCGCCGCTCATCGCCGCGACGGTGACGATCTCGAGTCTCGGGCTCGTCCGCGACGCCCGGCCCCGCCGCGTGCTCGAGACCGTCGTCGGCATGGTGCTCGGAGTGTTCGTCGCCGAGCTGGTGGTGCTCCTCGCCGGCAGCGGGTGGTGGCAGCTCGCCCTGACGCTGGCGGCGAGCCTCGCGATCGCGCGTTTCGTGTCGCCCCAGCCCGCCTTCGCGATCGCGGCGGCGATCCAGTCGATCATCGTCGTGGTGGTGCCCGCTTCGGCGCCGTTCCTCCGACTGCTGGATGCCGCGATCGGGGGCGTGATGGCGCTCCTCGTGACCGCGCTCATCCCGCGCAGCCCACTGCGGACGGCCGTCGCCGATGGTGCGCGGCTGTTCCTCGCGTTCGATCAGGCGGCCGGCACGGTCGTTCAGGGTCTCCGCCGTGGGAGCCGGGTGCGCGCGGAGCGCGGGCTCGAGAAGGCACGCGATCTGCAGCGGCTCGTCGACGACTGGCGGGTGTCCGTCGAATCGGGGCTGGCGATCGCACGGATCTCGCCGTTCCTGCGGCGGCAGCGTTTCGAGCTCGAGCGGCACGAGCGCATGCGGGCCAGCATGGACCTCGCCGTCCGGAACCTGCGCGTGGTCGCGCGTCGCGCGGTCTACCTGAGCGACGACGGGCGCGAGCGCGAGACCGCGGCCGATCTGCTCGTGGAGCTCGCCCGGGGCGCCGACCTGCTGTCCAGCTCGCTGACCGACATCGCCGACGAACCGATCGCGCGCGCCACGCTCGCCGCGGTCGCCGCACGTCTCGACCCGATCGCGCTGGTCCCCGACGGATCTCTCGGCGACCAGACCCTCGTCAGCGCGCTCCGCCCGCTCGCGACCGACCTGCTCTGCGCGACCGGGCTCGCATCCGCCGAGGCGCGATCCCTGCTGCCGCGCGTCTAA
- a CDS encoding folate-binding protein YgfZ: MTEPVPVPAAFEPFAALPGAVTDASGIAHLGNPVREQRDLAAGRALAPLADRAVLTVSGEDRLTWLDSITSQALTSLAPGVGTELLVLDPQGHVEHAASVVDDGERTWLLVDRDRAAALVGWLQRMRFRLRVDPQDVSDTYAVVGGTSSAVAPLPAAAVWRDPWPSVTLGGWGYSPVDPHPGGERDWSEAIVAVADLAQLADSAVRGDQPLAGSLAVEALRVAAWRPRASHEADGRTLPHEVDWLRTAVHLDKGCYRGQETVAKVHNLGHPPRRLVSLQLDGSDAELPEVGAIVRREGTEVGAITSVARHHEEGPIALAIVKRSVPVDAALEVDVADGVIAAAQEVVVPPDAGRAASVPRLPRLSQRR, from the coding sequence GTGACCGAGCCGGTCCCCGTCCCCGCGGCCTTCGAGCCCTTCGCCGCCCTTCCGGGCGCGGTGACCGACGCGAGCGGCATCGCCCACCTCGGAAACCCGGTGCGCGAGCAGCGCGACCTCGCGGCAGGACGCGCCCTCGCGCCGCTTGCCGACCGCGCCGTCCTCACCGTGTCCGGCGAGGACCGGCTCACCTGGCTCGACTCCATCACCTCCCAGGCGCTCACCTCGCTGGCGCCGGGCGTCGGCACCGAGCTGCTCGTGCTGGACCCGCAGGGTCACGTCGAGCACGCGGCATCCGTCGTCGATGACGGCGAGCGCACCTGGCTGCTGGTCGACCGCGACCGTGCTGCCGCGCTGGTGGGCTGGCTGCAGCGCATGCGGTTCCGGCTGCGGGTCGACCCGCAGGACGTATCCGACACCTACGCCGTCGTCGGCGGCACGTCGAGCGCCGTGGCGCCGCTTCCCGCCGCGGCGGTGTGGCGCGACCCGTGGCCCTCGGTCACCCTCGGCGGATGGGGCTACTCGCCGGTCGACCCGCATCCCGGCGGAGAGCGCGACTGGTCGGAAGCCATCGTCGCCGTCGCCGACCTCGCACAGCTCGCGGACTCCGCCGTCCGAGGCGATCAGCCCCTTGCCGGGTCGCTCGCCGTCGAGGCGCTGCGGGTCGCGGCGTGGCGCCCACGCGCGAGCCATGAGGCCGACGGGCGGACGCTGCCGCACGAGGTCGACTGGCTCCGCACCGCCGTGCACCTCGACAAGGGGTGCTACCGCGGCCAGGAGACGGTCGCCAAGGTGCACAACCTCGGACACCCGCCGCGGCGCCTCGTGTCGCTCCAGCTCGACGGTTCCGATGCGGAGCTCCCCGAGGTCGGCGCCATCGTGCGGCGTGAGGGTACCGAGGTCGGCGCGATCACCTCGGTCGCCCGGCACCACGAAGAGGGCCCCATCGCCCTCGCGATCGTGAAGCGCTCCGTTCCCGTCGACGCTGCCCTCGAAGTCGATGTGGCCGACGGCGTGATCGCCGCCGCCCAGGAGGTCGTGGTGCCGCCGGATGCGGGACGCGCGGCATCCGTCCCACGTCTGCCGCGGCTCTCGCAGCGGCGATGA
- a CDS encoding heme-binding beta-barrel domain-containing protein encodes MIELPTDLPADLVPLSWLLGVWEGNGVLDYNAGGLSMTGEFTHRVSFSHDGGDALNYAATAWFEGEDGERHNLVAETGYWRLSRPATEEDAGPALLPALRARAAARTVDDVEALRADGGGFEIEVALVHSDGISELYLGQVRGPRIDIATDAIVRPAGAKDYTAATRMYGLVDGHLLWAWDIAALGSELGSHASARLAKLP; translated from the coding sequence GTGATCGAACTGCCGACCGACCTTCCGGCCGATCTCGTCCCACTGTCGTGGCTGCTCGGCGTCTGGGAGGGCAACGGTGTGCTCGACTACAACGCGGGCGGCCTGTCGATGACCGGCGAGTTCACGCATCGCGTGAGCTTCAGCCACGACGGCGGCGACGCCCTGAACTACGCCGCCACGGCGTGGTTCGAAGGTGAGGACGGAGAGCGACACAACCTCGTCGCCGAGACGGGGTACTGGCGGCTGTCGCGTCCCGCGACGGAGGAGGATGCCGGCCCGGCGCTGCTCCCGGCTCTTCGCGCTCGTGCGGCCGCGCGTACCGTCGACGACGTCGAAGCGCTGCGTGCCGACGGCGGCGGCTTCGAGATCGAGGTCGCCCTCGTCCACTCGGACGGCATCAGCGAGCTCTACCTCGGCCAGGTCCGCGGTCCGCGGATCGACATCGCGACCGACGCCATCGTCCGTCCCGCCGGCGCTAAGGACTACACCGCGGCCACGCGCATGTACGGGCTCGTGGACGGCCATCTCCTCTGGGCGTGGGACATCGCCGCGCTCGGCAGCGAGCTCGGGTCGCACGCATCCGCCCGATTGGCGAAGCTCCCGTGA
- a CDS encoding winged helix-turn-helix domain-containing protein: MAQLLVLSSAPSGDAVLPALELLSHRVRQIPAEAAQLVNAPSADIIFVDARIDLVGAKSLCKILSTTGADAPLVLVVTEGGLTAVSSDWGIDDVILGTAGPAEVDARIRLSMGRVSKEQVSTRIQTSGITIDESSYSAKVHGRPLDLTYKEFQLLHFFATHPSRVFTREQLLSEVWGYDYFGGTRTVDVHVRRLRAKLGDLEQLIGTVRNVGYRFNVYEDEQLPGSPA; the protein is encoded by the coding sequence TTGGCACAGCTGCTCGTTCTGAGCTCCGCACCCAGCGGCGACGCCGTCCTGCCCGCGCTCGAGCTGCTCAGCCACCGGGTCCGGCAGATCCCCGCCGAAGCCGCCCAGCTCGTGAATGCGCCGAGTGCGGACATCATCTTCGTCGACGCGCGGATCGATCTCGTCGGCGCGAAGTCGCTGTGCAAGATCCTCAGCACCACGGGCGCCGACGCGCCCCTCGTGCTCGTCGTCACCGAAGGCGGCCTCACCGCCGTGTCGTCCGACTGGGGAATCGACGACGTCATCCTGGGCACCGCCGGACCCGCCGAGGTCGACGCACGCATCCGATTGTCGATGGGACGCGTGTCCAAGGAGCAGGTGTCCACGCGGATCCAGACATCGGGCATCACGATCGACGAGTCCTCGTACTCCGCCAAGGTGCACGGGCGCCCGCTGGATCTGACCTACAAGGAGTTCCAGCTCCTCCACTTCTTCGCGACGCACCCCTCCCGGGTGTTCACCCGCGAGCAGCTGCTGAGCGAGGTCTGGGGCTACGACTACTTCGGCGGCACGCGCACCGTCGACGTCCACGTGCGACGGCTGCGCGCGAAGCTCGGCGACCTCGAGCAGCTCATCGGCACCGTCCGCAACGTCGGCTACCGGTTCAACGTCTACGAGGACGAGCAGCTCCCCGGCAGCCCGGCCTGA
- a CDS encoding RNA degradosome polyphosphate kinase — protein sequence MIDTQVHDSGLGDADDDDFDGVIEAYDSQLPDNRYLDRELSWLAFNKRVLELAEDINLPVLERANFLAIFASNLDEFFMVRVAGLKRRIITGLAVPTNVGRSPQDVLTDLSTAAHELQERHARVWSEDVRPALAEAGIEVVSWADLADDERSDLYEYFSAQVFPVLMPLAVDPAHPFPYISGLSLNLAVRIRNARTGRQEFARLKVPPMLPRFVEVKTADAHVRYLPIEELISENLDDLFPGMEILEHHTFRLTRNEDMVIEEDETENLIQALEAELLRRRFGPPIRLEITEDMDDVTLDLLLDELDITEHDVYRLPSPLDLRGLFALSGLDRPELRYPAHVPKTATPFQPPEQNGRADIFAAIRKEDVLVHHPYESFTTSVVAFLKQAARDPHVLAIKQTLYRTSGDSPIVEALIDAAENGKQVLALVEVKARFDEAANIVWARKLEKAGVHVVYGLVGLKTHCKLLHVIREEDGVLRSYSHIGTGNYNPKTSRIYEDYGLFTANEQVGRDLTRLFNELSGYAIEKKFKRLLVAPLHLRKGLLRQIDHERRNAGAGKPASVRIKVNSMVDEQIIDALYRASQAGVKVEVWVRGICSLRTDLPGVSDNITVRSILGRYLEHSRIFAFHNDGDPQIYIGSADMMHRNLDRRVEALVRVVEPAHLAELTALFDLAMADTTSSWHLGAEGEWTRRSTDADGAPLVDLQEKTMTQVQRRRRARAVR from the coding sequence ATGATCGACACCCAGGTTCACGACTCCGGACTGGGCGACGCCGACGACGACGACTTCGATGGCGTCATCGAAGCGTACGACTCGCAGCTGCCCGACAACCGCTATCTCGACCGCGAGCTGAGCTGGCTCGCGTTCAACAAACGCGTGCTCGAGCTCGCCGAGGACATCAACCTGCCGGTCCTGGAGCGGGCGAACTTCCTCGCGATCTTCGCCAGCAACCTCGACGAGTTCTTCATGGTGCGCGTCGCGGGACTCAAGCGCCGCATCATCACCGGGCTCGCCGTCCCCACGAACGTGGGGCGCTCCCCGCAGGACGTCCTCACCGATCTCTCCACGGCTGCGCACGAGCTGCAGGAGCGCCACGCGCGGGTGTGGTCGGAAGACGTGCGCCCCGCCCTCGCCGAGGCCGGCATCGAGGTCGTCTCCTGGGCGGACCTCGCCGACGACGAGCGCAGCGACCTGTACGAGTACTTCTCGGCGCAGGTGTTCCCCGTGCTGATGCCGCTGGCCGTCGATCCCGCGCACCCGTTCCCGTACATCTCGGGTCTGTCGCTGAACCTCGCCGTTCGCATCCGCAACGCACGCACCGGACGCCAGGAGTTCGCGCGACTCAAGGTTCCCCCGATGCTCCCCCGGTTCGTCGAGGTCAAGACGGCCGACGCGCACGTGCGGTACCTGCCGATAGAGGAGCTCATCTCCGAGAACCTGGACGACCTGTTCCCGGGCATGGAGATCCTCGAGCATCACACCTTCCGGCTGACCCGCAACGAGGACATGGTCATCGAGGAGGACGAGACCGAGAACCTCATCCAGGCCCTCGAGGCCGAGCTCCTCCGCCGTCGCTTCGGCCCGCCGATCCGCCTCGAGATCACCGAGGACATGGACGACGTCACCCTCGACCTCCTCCTCGACGAGCTCGACATCACCGAGCACGACGTCTACCGCCTGCCGTCGCCGCTCGACCTCCGGGGACTCTTCGCGCTCTCCGGACTCGACCGGCCAGAGCTGCGCTACCCGGCGCACGTGCCGAAGACGGCGACACCCTTCCAGCCGCCCGAGCAGAACGGACGCGCCGACATCTTCGCGGCGATCCGCAAGGAGGACGTCCTCGTCCACCACCCGTACGAGTCGTTCACGACGAGTGTCGTGGCGTTCCTCAAGCAGGCTGCCCGCGACCCGCACGTGCTCGCCATCAAACAGACGCTGTACCGTACGTCGGGCGACAGCCCGATCGTCGAGGCGCTCATCGACGCCGCCGAGAACGGCAAGCAGGTGCTGGCCCTCGTCGAGGTGAAGGCGCGCTTCGACGAAGCCGCGAACATCGTCTGGGCGCGCAAGCTCGAGAAGGCCGGCGTGCACGTCGTCTACGGCCTCGTCGGCCTCAAGACCCACTGCAAGCTGCTGCACGTCATCCGCGAGGAAGACGGCGTGCTGCGCAGCTACAGCCACATCGGCACCGGCAACTACAACCCGAAGACCAGCCGCATCTACGAGGACTACGGTCTCTTCACCGCCAACGAGCAGGTCGGCCGCGACCTCACCCGTCTGTTCAACGAGCTGAGCGGCTACGCGATCGAGAAGAAGTTCAAGCGCCTGCTCGTCGCGCCGCTGCACCTGCGCAAGGGGCTGCTGCGCCAGATCGACCACGAGCGACGCAACGCCGGCGCGGGCAAGCCCGCCAGCGTGCGCATCAAGGTCAACTCGATGGTCGACGAGCAGATCATCGACGCGCTCTACCGCGCCAGCCAGGCCGGGGTGAAGGTCGAGGTCTGGGTGCGCGGCATCTGCTCACTGCGCACCGACCTCCCGGGCGTCAGCGACAACATCACGGTCCGTTCGATCCTCGGCCGCTACCTCGAGCACTCCCGTATCTTCGCGTTCCACAACGACGGCGACCCGCAGATCTACATCGGCAGCGCCGACATGATGCACCGCAACCTCGACCGCCGCGTCGAGGCGCTGGTCCGCGTCGTCGAGCCGGCGCACCTCGCCGAGCTCACGGCACTGTTCGACCTCGCGATGGCCGACACCACGAGCTCGTGGCACCTCGGGGCCGAGGGCGAGTGGACCCGGCGCAGCACCGATGCCGACGGCGCCCCGCTGGTCGACCTCCAGGAGAAGACGATGACGCAGGTGCAGCGCCGCCGGCGCGCACGGGCGGTGCGATGA